The bacterium genome includes a region encoding these proteins:
- a CDS encoding DUF4331 family protein, whose product MVRFRPWLSALALVVLAAMLITPRLLVASNHDDGEMDLKGRALHTTDFFVFREQDQNATAGAGDLVFVMNVNPRSLPRQEYSFSTGAQYDIHVTRVSDNNATPTGKTDAMLRFEFGAPAQDGSQPIKITAVRDGVTSTAAGTPRTTPLAAAAAPIVTQATVAGGTLSVFAGLREDPFFFDVEQFFKVRAGALGMGPKVGFRTPGYDFTAGYNVLSIAVRVPRAWLQGATSATTFDAWSSVTTGGKQVARLARPAIGEGLLTTTAYQNALNGVGPDFEAAALAGHKPEADAAGPIVAEAKKTLMAFGNDDKRATALLVAFLPDVMRIDTMGPSGYAAALNAKGSPIRGRKITDDVIHITLSVVTNGAVATDNVSYTGPNGGGTAHKPLLNSFPYLADPN is encoded by the coding sequence ATGGTTCGATTTAGACCCTGGCTTTCCGCACTGGCGCTGGTCGTGTTGGCAGCGATGCTGATTACGCCCAGGCTGCTGGTGGCCTCGAACCACGACGACGGCGAAATGGACCTCAAGGGACGGGCCCTGCACACCACGGACTTCTTCGTGTTCCGTGAACAGGACCAGAACGCAACCGCCGGCGCCGGTGACTTGGTATTCGTCATGAACGTGAATCCACGGTCGCTTCCGCGTCAAGAGTACTCCTTCAGCACGGGGGCCCAGTACGACATCCACGTGACGCGCGTCAGCGACAATAACGCGACGCCGACAGGCAAGACGGACGCAATGCTGCGGTTCGAGTTCGGCGCGCCGGCCCAGGATGGGTCGCAGCCCATCAAGATAACGGCCGTCCGTGATGGCGTCACGAGCACCGCTGCGGGGACACCGCGGACAACGCCGCTCGCGGCCGCGGCGGCGCCCATCGTGACGCAGGCCACGGTAGCCGGCGGTACCCTTTCGGTGTTCGCAGGCCTACGCGAAGATCCGTTCTTCTTCGACGTCGAGCAGTTCTTCAAGGTGCGGGCCGGCGCCCTCGGGATGGGCCCCAAGGTCGGGTTCCGCACGCCTGGCTATGACTTCACTGCCGGATACAACGTGCTCTCGATCGCCGTGAGAGTTCCGCGTGCATGGCTCCAGGGCGCGACGTCGGCGACCACCTTTGACGCTTGGAGCAGCGTGACGACCGGCGGAAAGCAGGTTGCACGGCTCGCCCGGCCGGCGATCGGCGAGGGCCTGCTCACCACCACGGCCTACCAGAACGCACTCAACGGTGTCGGGCCGGACTTCGAGGCCGCAGCGCTGGCAGGGCACAAGCCGGAGGCCGACGCTGCCGGGCCCATCGTCGCGGAGGCAAAGAAGACGCTCATGGCGTTCGGCAACGATGACAAGCGCGCCACCGCGCTCCTGGTGGCGTTCCTGCCGGATGTGATGCGGATTGACACGATGGGACCGAGCGGGTACGCGGCTGCGCTCAACGCAAAGGGCAGCCCGATTCGCGGCCGCAAGATCACGGACGACGTCATCCACATCACGCTCTCGGTCGTCACAAACGGCGCGGTTGCGACCGACAACGTCTCGTACACCGGCCCGAACGGTGGGGGGACGGCTCACAAGCCGCTGCTGAACAGCTTCCCGTACCTCGCGGATCCGAACTAG
- a CDS encoding HupE/UreJ family protein, with protein sequence MARRWRWSLVLAAVLLLGCAVAAPMAQAHWADQAAAEVVVVGSTARMTLTVPTGLLAFADDNRDGRLSDEEIRAHREDLRRFLDERVSVLGRYQRPGGASVQEVGILTVEPGSGTPAVGPARLAPTTHTTLALRYTWRAPITALSIHYDLFVPNVSTASCLATILQDGQVRNVVFTPEHRETIIAFGHTPVWQATGGFVTLGIEHILTGYDHMLFLLSLLMLGGSLRQLIKIVTAFTVAHSVTLSLAVLNIVALPSRWVESAIALSIVYVASENVWRGSRSLRLRWLVTFGFGLVHGLGFASALQEMHLPQANVAASLVGFNVGVEIAQILVVTLAYLTLDVIRNRTWAPSFRQWVSVATALVGVVWFIQRALLSS encoded by the coding sequence ATGGCACGGCGATGGAGATGGAGTCTGGTCCTGGCGGCGGTCCTCCTGCTCGGTTGCGCTGTGGCGGCACCGATGGCGCAAGCACACTGGGCCGACCAGGCCGCGGCCGAGGTCGTGGTGGTTGGATCGACCGCGCGCATGACATTGACCGTGCCGACAGGGCTCCTGGCGTTTGCCGACGACAACCGAGATGGCCGGCTGTCCGACGAGGAGATCCGGGCCCACCGGGAGGACCTGCGGCGTTTCCTTGATGAGCGGGTCAGCGTGCTCGGTCGCTACCAAAGGCCGGGTGGGGCGAGCGTGCAGGAGGTAGGCATCCTCACCGTCGAGCCGGGGTCGGGCACTCCGGCCGTCGGTCCGGCCCGCCTCGCCCCCACCACGCACACGACGCTCGCGCTCAGGTACACGTGGCGCGCTCCGATCACCGCACTCTCCATTCACTACGATCTCTTCGTCCCCAACGTCTCCACCGCGAGCTGCCTCGCGACAATCCTCCAGGACGGGCAGGTCCGCAACGTCGTGTTCACTCCTGAGCACCGCGAGACGATCATCGCCTTCGGCCACACCCCGGTGTGGCAGGCCACCGGCGGTTTCGTCACGCTCGGCATCGAGCACATCCTCACGGGGTACGACCACATGTTGTTCCTGCTCAGCCTGCTGATGCTGGGCGGCAGTCTGCGGCAGCTCATCAAGATCGTCACGGCATTCACCGTGGCGCACTCGGTGACGCTGTCCCTCGCCGTCCTCAACATCGTGGCGCTGCCCTCGCGTTGGGTGGAGAGCGCGATCGCGCTCAGCATCGTCTATGTGGCGTCCGAGAATGTCTGGCGCGGCAGCAGGTCGCTGCGCCTCCGGTGGCTCGTGACGTTTGGCTTTGGGCTCGTACACGGTCTCGGATTCGCCTCCGCCCTCCAGGAGATGCACCTGCCGCAGGCCAACGTCGCCGCATCGCTCGTGGGGTTCAACGTGGGAGTAGAGATCGCGCAGATCCTCGTCGTCACCCTGGCCTATCTGACGTTGGATGTGATCCGGAATCGGACGTGGGCGCCGTCGTTCCGGCAGTGGGTCTCGGTCGCCACCGCGCTCGTCGGGGTCGTCTGGTTTATCCAGCGCGCGCTGCTGTCATCCTAA
- a CDS encoding MOSC domain-containing protein yields the protein MHIASVNVSLPREVVWKGKRVTTGIFKEPVEGPVTLRTLNLDGDQQADLSVHGGPSKAAYVYLVEHYEYWCRELPQMTLPWGMFGENLTAEWLREDALNIGDRFRAGSAEVMITEPRLPCYKLGIKFGREDIIKRFLASGRTGFYVAVVREGPVEAGDAVELIERDKHGVTVADITRLYAHDKNNRDLLHRALQVPALPESWRGYFRHRIENLSAAT from the coding sequence ATGCACATCGCTTCCGTGAACGTGTCCCTTCCCCGCGAAGTGGTCTGGAAGGGCAAGCGGGTCACGACCGGGATTTTCAAAGAACCGGTCGAGGGCCCGGTCACCTTGCGCACCCTCAATCTGGACGGGGACCAGCAGGCCGATCTATCAGTCCACGGAGGGCCAAGTAAAGCGGCGTATGTGTACCTGGTGGAACACTACGAATATTGGTGCAGGGAATTGCCTCAGATGACGCTGCCCTGGGGGATGTTCGGCGAAAATCTCACCGCCGAGTGGTTGCGGGAGGACGCTCTCAACATTGGGGATCGGTTTCGTGCGGGTTCGGCGGAAGTGATGATCACCGAGCCCCGCCTGCCGTGCTACAAACTAGGCATCAAGTTCGGACGGGAGGACATCATCAAACGCTTCCTCGCCAGCGGCCGGACAGGCTTCTACGTCGCCGTCGTGCGCGAAGGCCCGGTTGAAGCCGGGGACGCGGTCGAGCTGATCGAGCGCGACAAGCACGGTGTCACGGTCGCCGATATTACCCGCTTGTATGCGCACGACAAGAACAATCGGGACCTGTTGCACCGTGCCCTGCAGGTCCCCGCGTTGCCCGAAAGCTGGAGGGGGTACTTCCGACATCGGATCGAGAATCTCTCGGCAGCCACGTGA
- a CDS encoding ring-cleaving dioxygenase: MDVEGLLGIHHITAIAGDPQHNVEFYAGILGLRLVKQTVNYDDPGTYHLYFGDELGRPGTVLTFFPWPGAPRGRHGVGQATVVSFSVPPESLGFWEDRLRSREIPVERLESLFDESILEFSDPDGLQLELVADSRTDLGHPWTAAPVPVSQAIRGFHSVALLEHAYHDTDALLTGVLGFHLAKAVGHRRRYAVGDGHLATRVDVVTAPDASPGHVSVGTVHHIAWRASDEEAQQRWREMIIEAGLSVTPVRDRQYFRSIYFREPGGVLFEIATDTPGFTVDESFAALGTHLKLPPWLEPQRAALATRLPKLLVPKSGPP, from the coding sequence TTGGATGTCGAGGGGCTTCTTGGTATTCATCACATTACGGCGATTGCCGGCGACCCCCAGCACAACGTCGAGTTCTATGCGGGGATCCTGGGTCTGCGCCTTGTGAAACAAACGGTCAACTACGACGATCCCGGGACGTATCACTTGTACTTTGGGGATGAACTCGGGCGTCCCGGCACTGTTCTGACGTTCTTCCCTTGGCCGGGGGCCCCCCGAGGACGCCACGGCGTGGGGCAGGCGACTGTCGTCTCGTTTTCTGTCCCTCCTGAGTCGCTCGGATTTTGGGAGGATCGCCTCAGGAGCCGTGAGATCCCGGTCGAGCGACTGGAGTCCCTGTTCGATGAATCGATCCTTGAGTTTTCGGACCCCGACGGGCTGCAACTCGAACTCGTCGCAGATTCCAGGACGGATCTGGGGCATCCGTGGACGGCTGCGCCCGTGCCTGTGTCGCAGGCGATCCGAGGGTTCCACAGCGTCGCGTTGCTCGAGCATGCGTACCATGACACCGATGCGCTGCTGACTGGGGTGCTGGGCTTCCACCTCGCAAAGGCAGTCGGGCACCGGCGGCGATACGCGGTGGGGGATGGACATCTAGCCACACGGGTCGACGTGGTGACCGCTCCGGACGCATCGCCAGGCCACGTATCGGTGGGCACGGTTCACCACATCGCGTGGCGAGCGTCAGATGAGGAGGCTCAGCAGCGGTGGCGGGAGATGATTATTGAGGCGGGCTTGAGCGTCACACCGGTGAGGGATCGCCAGTATTTCAGGTCGATCTACTTCCGAGAGCCCGGCGGTGTCCTGTTTGAAATCGCGACTGATACTCCGGGTTTCACCGTTGACGAGTCCTTTGCCGCCTTGGGCACGCACCTCAAGCTGCCGCCTTGGCTCGAACCCCAGCGCGCGGCGCTCGCAACCCGGCTGCCGAAGCTCCTCGTGCCGAAGTCCGGTCCGCCATAG
- a CDS encoding DUF6510 family protein yields MENRLDGNAAGGILHEVFPFDMTATQATCAGCGATGPIGALAAYIHGMGTVVRCPSCDTALIRLAHVKGQYWMDMRGARVLQISGGR; encoded by the coding sequence ATGGAAAACCGACTGGACGGCAATGCGGCAGGGGGGATCCTGCACGAGGTCTTCCCCTTCGACATGACCGCCACCCAGGCGACCTGTGCGGGGTGTGGGGCGACCGGTCCGATCGGCGCGCTCGCCGCGTACATTCACGGGATGGGCACGGTGGTGCGCTGCCCTTCTTGTGACACCGCCCTCATTCGGCTTGCGCATGTGAAAGGGCAATATTGGATGGACATGCGCGGAGCGCGGGTCCTTCAAATCAGCGGCGGGCGGTAA
- a CDS encoding ferredoxin reductase, giving the protein METRTETARARSVTLALPEWPGHRPGQHVDVRLTAEDGYQAERSYSIASPPEEQRKVTITVERLDDGEVSPYLVDEVQVGDHLELRGPIGGYFVWEAPVGGPLLLVGGGSGIVPLMAMIRHRRAVSSTVPTRLLYSSRSQEEVIYRDELDDLTRRDGALEVIYTFTRKQPPGWTGYGRRIDGDLLREVAWPAEDHPLAYICGPTLFVETAATGVVALGYAVSSVKTERFGPTGGV; this is encoded by the coding sequence GTGGAGACACGGACGGAGACCGCGCGGGCGAGAAGCGTGACGCTGGCGCTGCCGGAATGGCCCGGGCACCGGCCGGGCCAGCACGTGGATGTGCGGCTCACGGCAGAAGACGGCTACCAAGCAGAGCGGAGTTACTCCATTGCCTCACCGCCCGAGGAACAGCGGAAGGTGACGATTACCGTCGAACGGCTTGACGACGGGGAGGTGTCGCCGTATCTGGTTGACGAGGTACAGGTTGGTGACCACCTGGAGCTGCGGGGGCCCATCGGCGGGTACTTCGTCTGGGAGGCGCCCGTGGGCGGGCCGCTCCTCCTCGTCGGTGGGGGATCGGGCATTGTGCCGTTGATGGCCATGATCCGGCACCGCCGGGCGGTCAGCAGCACGGTGCCGACTCGATTGCTCTACTCGTCGCGCTCGCAAGAGGAGGTGATCTACCGCGATGAGCTCGATGATTTGACGCGCCGCGATGGGGCGCTGGAGGTGATCTACACGTTCACCCGAAAGCAACCGCCGGGCTGGACGGGGTATGGTCGCCGCATCGACGGCGATCTGCTGCGGGAAGTGGCGTGGCCTGCCGAGGACCATCCCCTCGCGTACATTTGCGGCCCCACCCTGTTCGTCGAGACAGCGGCGACGGGCGTGGTGGCACTGGGATACGCTGTGTCTTCCGTCAAGACTGAACGATTCGGCCCGACAGGAGGCGTTTGA
- a CDS encoding sulfite oxidase-like oxidoreductase, protein MSFISRGFRGRREESAIAGRLPPGQYLERGFPVLSAGPTPHTPLDRWDFSVLGSVEQPKRWTWDELRTLPHESVIVDIHCVTKWSKLDTHWEGVSLDTLLAQVKSEADYVVAFCDGGYTTNLPREEVTDGKAWIVDAYEGEPIPPEHGGPARLLVPHLYFWKSAKWVRGLRLVDEDEPGFWETLGYHNLGDPWKEQRYAGD, encoded by the coding sequence ATGAGCTTCATTTCACGAGGCTTCCGAGGACGCCGAGAGGAGAGCGCCATCGCGGGACGTCTCCCGCCCGGACAGTATCTGGAGCGGGGCTTTCCCGTGCTGTCGGCCGGTCCGACTCCGCACACGCCGCTCGACCGATGGGATTTCTCAGTTCTCGGCAGTGTGGAGCAGCCTAAGCGCTGGACCTGGGACGAACTGCGCACTCTGCCGCATGAGTCCGTGATCGTCGACATCCACTGCGTCACCAAGTGGTCGAAACTGGACACGCACTGGGAGGGGGTCTCCCTTGACACGCTGCTGGCGCAGGTGAAATCCGAAGCCGACTACGTCGTCGCCTTCTGCGACGGCGGCTACACCACGAACCTTCCTCGCGAGGAAGTGACGGACGGCAAGGCGTGGATCGTGGATGCCTACGAAGGTGAGCCCATCCCGCCCGAGCACGGTGGGCCGGCGCGGCTGCTGGTGCCCCATCTGTACTTCTGGAAGAGTGCGAAGTGGGTGCGGGGTCTGCGCCTGGTCGATGAGGATGAGCCGGGCTTCTGGGAAACACTCGGCTATCACAACCTTGGTGATCCGTGGAAGGAACAACGATACGCCGGCGACTGA
- a CDS encoding Dyp-type peroxidase, whose protein sequence is MATRDAAGMSGVIPQPVVAPLTRAAIFLIVTVNSGTENQAAVRSLCGDLAGLLRAVGFRDQDGQLSCVIGFGSDAWEPLFGLPRPAELHPFREILAGPRHAVSTPGDILFHIRAKRMDLCFELATQLMARLGNAVSPVDEVHGFRYFDNRDLIGFVDGTENPKEQAAIEATIIGDEDSAFIGGSYVVVQKYLHDLHGWNALSTEAQERIIGRTKLSDIELDDAVKPTSAHNALTSIEEDGQELEILRDNMPFGEAAKGEFGTYFIGYARSPHRIEQMMVNMFVGRPPGNYDRLLDYSRAVTGTLFFVPSVTFLEGLAAG, encoded by the coding sequence ATGGCCACACGTGACGCGGCGGGAATGTCAGGCGTCATCCCGCAGCCGGTGGTCGCACCGCTCACGCGTGCCGCGATCTTTTTGATCGTGACCGTAAACTCGGGCACGGAGAATCAGGCGGCGGTGCGATCGCTCTGCGGAGACCTCGCCGGGCTGCTGCGTGCGGTTGGGTTCCGCGACCAGGACGGACAACTTTCCTGCGTGATCGGGTTTGGATCTGACGCCTGGGAGCCGCTCTTCGGACTTCCGCGGCCTGCCGAGCTTCACCCGTTCCGCGAGATCTTGGCCGGACCGCGCCATGCCGTCTCCACCCCCGGCGACATCCTCTTCCACATCCGCGCCAAGCGGATGGACCTCTGTTTCGAACTGGCCACGCAGCTCATGGCGCGGCTCGGTAACGCAGTGTCCCCTGTGGATGAGGTACACGGCTTCCGCTACTTCGACAATCGCGACCTGATCGGGTTCGTTGACGGGACGGAGAACCCAAAGGAGCAGGCGGCGATCGAGGCCACCATCATCGGCGACGAGGACTCCGCCTTCATCGGGGGCAGTTACGTCGTGGTACAGAAGTATCTCCACGATTTACATGGATGGAATGCGCTGTCGACAGAGGCGCAAGAGCGCATCATCGGCCGTACAAAGCTCTCGGACATCGAACTTGACGACGCCGTGAAACCCACCTCGGCGCACAACGCGTTGACATCGATCGAAGAAGACGGACAAGAGCTCGAAATCCTCCGTGACAACATGCCCTTCGGTGAGGCCGCGAAGGGGGAATTTGGCACCTATTTCATCGGTTATGCCCGTTCGCCTCACAGGATCGAGCAGATGATGGTGAACATGTTCGTCGGCCGGCCGCCCGGCAACTATGACCGGTTGCTGGACTACAGCCGCGCTGTCACCGGTACCCTCTTCTTCGTGCCCTCCGTGACGTTCCTGGAGGGCTTGGCGGCCGGTTAG
- a CDS encoding SPOR domain-containing protein encodes MEPSLPDGYRVRDVEGRLYLFDPQGIPLHGPTDPSLIEAYAWRHAWRHIERELNEELAGLHTGIRPLHTLRRLRQYMRMLDAAAQTPHEVEQRPVRRGMVAWGALASAAAIAAVFLMTPLRTGRVPEKIPNPPASSQRATATFAKHPAPPVPAEPGSSGNVQVPPATRALELPRGAPSATGTEPPRATLARYAVSFGEFVNRATADSMMHLIRSRGYIVYVARIGEDFRVVTRPYHTRAQAERLANALQEIGWPVELAIAREI; translated from the coding sequence ATGGAGCCGTCTCTGCCTGACGGCTACCGGGTGAGAGACGTCGAAGGGCGCTTGTATCTGTTTGATCCACAGGGGATTCCACTGCATGGCCCCACGGACCCGTCCCTCATAGAGGCGTATGCGTGGCGTCATGCCTGGCGCCATATCGAACGGGAACTCAACGAGGAGCTGGCTGGCCTCCACACCGGCATCCGTCCATTACACACCTTGCGCAGGCTGCGCCAGTATATGCGGATGCTGGATGCCGCGGCCCAGACGCCGCACGAGGTGGAGCAGCGGCCGGTACGGAGAGGTATGGTCGCCTGGGGCGCCCTCGCCTCGGCTGCGGCAATTGCGGCAGTCTTCTTGATGACTCCGCTGCGGACCGGGCGGGTCCCCGAGAAGATCCCAAATCCGCCTGCGTCGAGCCAGCGGGCGACGGCCACATTCGCGAAGCATCCTGCCCCTCCTGTGCCCGCCGAGCCCGGATCCTCAGGGAACGTGCAAGTCCCTCCTGCCACGCGGGCGCTTGAGCTGCCTCGCGGGGCGCCCAGCGCCACAGGCACCGAGCCACCCCGGGCCACGCTCGCGAGATACGCGGTGAGTTTCGGAGAGTTCGTTAACCGTGCCACCGCCGACAGCATGATGCACCTCATTCGAAGCAGAGGGTACATCGTGTATGTTGCGCGGATTGGAGAGGACTTCAGGGTTGTGACCCGGCCGTATCACACGCGCGCGCAGGCCGAGCGGTTGGCAAACGCGCTGCAGGAGATCGGGTGGCCGGTGGAACTTGCGATCGCTCGTGAGATCTGA
- a CDS encoding cupin domain-containing protein: MSYKSVNFAQKFGLFDEPWQPKVIAEMNDYQFKVVKLQGDFIWHDHQDTDETFIVVEGDLRIDFRDGAVHVSAGEMFVVPKGVEHKPYAEHEVKVLLIEPRGVLNTGHAGGGRTAKNDVWI, from the coding sequence ATGAGCTACAAATCGGTCAACTTCGCGCAAAAGTTCGGATTATTCGACGAGCCATGGCAACCGAAGGTCATTGCAGAAATGAACGATTATCAATTCAAGGTCGTGAAGCTGCAGGGCGATTTTATTTGGCATGACCATCAAGATACGGACGAAACGTTCATCGTGGTCGAAGGCGATCTGCGGATCGATTTTCGCGATGGCGCTGTCCATGTCTCGGCTGGAGAGATGTTCGTCGTTCCAAAAGGGGTTGAGCACAAGCCTTACGCAGAACACGAGGTCAAAGTACTGCTGATTGAACCGCGCGGGGTGCTCAATACAGGGCACGCGGGCGGTGGTCGGACTGCGAAGAATGACGTTTGGATTTGA
- a CDS encoding CoA transferase, with protein MVDRGSALSGIRVIDLTQFEAGTSCTETLAWLGADVIKVEPPGHGEQGRRASTDVPGLDSYYFLLLNANKRSVTLNLKHPEGRRMLGRLIERADVFVENFAPGIIERLGFGYDELRRINPRVVYAQVKGFAPDGPFGTFPAFDMIAQAAGGAMSLTGDPEGVPIKPGPTIGDTGAGLHLAIGILAALFQRERSGFGQRVEVAMQEAVLNYCRISFARQLLTGSPAERWGNQSQLGMTAPSGIYPCRPGGANDYVFIYTSRAGNHQWERLLGVIGHLDLKDDPRFGNPVVRAANAAAIDPLISAWTRQYTKREAMERLGRAGVPAGAIFDTLELTEDEHLNRRGAIVSVDHPTRGTIKMPGWPVKMDRSYVRVEAAPLLGQHNREVYEELLGLDGVAMARLGEEGVI; from the coding sequence ATGGTTGATAGAGGTTCCGCGCTGAGCGGCATCCGGGTCATCGATCTCACGCAGTTCGAGGCCGGCACCTCGTGCACCGAGACGCTGGCGTGGTTGGGAGCGGACGTGATCAAGGTGGAACCGCCTGGTCACGGTGAACAGGGCCGGCGTGCATCGACCGACGTCCCCGGCCTCGACTCCTATTATTTCCTGCTCCTCAACGCCAACAAGCGCTCGGTCACTCTCAACCTCAAACACCCAGAGGGGCGCCGCATGCTCGGGCGCTTGATTGAAAGGGCCGACGTGTTCGTAGAAAACTTCGCCCCCGGCATCATCGAGCGTCTCGGGTTTGGCTACGACGAACTCCGCCGGATCAACCCGCGAGTCGTCTACGCACAAGTCAAAGGCTTCGCGCCCGACGGTCCCTTCGGGACATTCCCCGCGTTTGACATGATTGCTCAGGCGGCAGGTGGCGCCATGAGCCTCACCGGTGACCCGGAGGGCGTGCCTATCAAGCCGGGGCCGACGATCGGTGACACTGGAGCCGGCCTCCATTTGGCGATCGGAATCCTGGCCGCCCTCTTCCAGCGGGAACGGTCGGGATTCGGCCAGCGCGTGGAAGTCGCCATGCAGGAAGCGGTGCTTAACTATTGCCGGATCTCCTTTGCCCGCCAGCTGCTCACCGGCAGTCCGGCCGAGCGGTGGGGGAACCAAAGCCAGCTGGGGATGACGGCCCCGAGCGGCATCTACCCTTGCCGGCCGGGCGGTGCCAACGACTACGTGTTCATCTACACCAGCAGGGCCGGCAACCACCAATGGGAGCGCCTGCTGGGGGTGATCGGACACCTCGATCTGAAGGACGACCCTCGCTTCGGGAACCCGGTAGTGCGGGCTGCCAACGCGGCGGCGATCGACCCGCTGATCTCGGCGTGGACCCGGCAGTACACAAAACGAGAGGCGATGGAGCGCCTGGGTCGGGCGGGGGTGCCCGCGGGGGCGATTTTCGACACCCTTGAGTTAACCGAGGACGAGCATCTCAATCGGAGGGGAGCGATCGTCAGCGTTGATCACCCCACGCGGGGCACGATCAAGATGCCGGGCTGGCCGGTGAAGATGGACCGCTCTTACGTACGGGTCGAGGCGGCCCCCCTGCTCGGCCAGCACAATCGCGAGGTGTACGAGGAACTCCTCGGGCTGGACGGAGTTGCGATGGCTCGACTGGGTGAGGAGGGCGTGATCTGA
- a CDS encoding thiamine pyrophosphate-binding protein, with protein sequence MTGNEILARCLKDLGVEAIFFLMGGPMIDCENACLGEGIRMIDARHEQAAAMMANAYSRLRRRPAVCMACSGPGTTNLVTGIANAFVDSAPVIAIGGSSPVSHMGMGAFQETDQVAIFRPITRWADRCFDPRRIPELVRMAFSHAFGSRPGPVFLDMPGDILYREVPEDQVRWAPAAVGRQRPPGDPQMVERALELIAASERPILISGSGVLWAEAEVELRTLVERGKIPFFTTPQGRGVIPEDHPLCFLGARGAGWREADLIVQVGTRQNYVIGYARPPRWSSDAKLIQIDIDPAEIGRNRRADAGIVGDAKAVLAQLLAAGDGALHSERRTRWNSYLAGLNEVRRAEQEKRMSADGRPIHPLRLCKEVRDFLPPDAILCVDGQEILNYARSAILFLAPHSLNSGPYGCMGVGLPFGLGAKVAMPDKLVVVLHGDGSFGLNAMEMDTAVRHRLPVICVISNNGGWTATDRFKVGRELGFTRYDLMFAPIGCHTEHVEDAALIRPALERAAASDKPAVVNVVTDPTARAQTVRFADYST encoded by the coding sequence ATGACAGGAAACGAGATCTTGGCGCGCTGCCTCAAAGACCTAGGGGTGGAGGCGATCTTCTTCCTGATGGGCGGCCCAATGATCGACTGCGAGAACGCCTGTCTGGGAGAGGGTATCCGAATGATCGACGCCCGCCACGAGCAGGCGGCCGCTATGATGGCCAACGCCTACAGCCGCCTCCGCCGGCGACCAGCGGTTTGCATGGCCTGCAGTGGTCCCGGTACGACCAACCTGGTCACCGGTATCGCCAACGCGTTTGTGGACTCGGCTCCTGTGATTGCGATTGGTGGATCGAGTCCAGTCTCCCATATGGGCATGGGGGCTTTCCAGGAGACCGATCAGGTGGCGATCTTCCGGCCGATCACGCGCTGGGCAGATCGCTGTTTCGACCCCAGACGCATCCCGGAGTTGGTGCGAATGGCCTTTAGCCACGCGTTCGGCTCTCGGCCGGGGCCGGTCTTCCTCGACATGCCGGGAGACATCCTCTACCGAGAGGTTCCAGAGGATCAAGTGCGCTGGGCACCGGCCGCCGTTGGTCGCCAGCGGCCGCCGGGGGATCCTCAAATGGTTGAGCGCGCCCTCGAACTCATCGCCGCCTCCGAGCGCCCGATCTTGATCAGCGGAAGTGGAGTGCTTTGGGCAGAGGCGGAGGTAGAACTGCGGACCCTGGTCGAACGGGGGAAGATCCCATTCTTCACCACCCCTCAGGGACGGGGGGTGATCCCGGAAGACCACCCCCTATGCTTCTTGGGTGCCCGCGGCGCCGGCTGGCGGGAGGCGGACCTTATCGTGCAGGTGGGGACCCGCCAGAACTACGTCATCGGCTACGCTCGGCCACCCCGCTGGAGTTCGGACGCGAAGCTGATCCAGATCGACATCGATCCTGCCGAGATCGGACGCAACCGGCGCGCGGATGCCGGCATCGTGGGCGACGCCAAAGCCGTGCTCGCTCAACTACTTGCCGCCGGTGACGGCGCGCTTCACTCCGAGCGGCGGACGCGCTGGAACTCCTACCTGGCCGGTCTGAACGAAGTGAGGCGGGCCGAGCAGGAAAAGCGAATGTCCGCCGACGGCCGGCCCATTCATCCCCTCCGCCTCTGCAAGGAGGTCCGCGACTTCCTGCCCCCCGACGCGATCCTCTGTGTCGACGGGCAGGAGATCCTCAATTACGCCCGCAGCGCGATTCTCTTCCTTGCGCCGCACAGTCTCAACTCCGGCCCCTACGGCTGCATGGGCGTGGGGCTGCCGTTTGGACTGGGGGCAAAGGTCGCCATGCCGGACAAACTCGTGGTTGTCCTTCATGGCGACGGCTCCTTCGGCCTAAACGCTATGGAGATGGACACCGCCGTCCGGCACCGTCTGCCCGTGATCTGTGTGATCTCGAACAATGGGGGGTGGACGGCCACCGACCGATTCAAAGTCGGCCGCGAGCTCGGCTTCACCCGTTACGACCTGATGTTCGCGCCCATTGGCTGCCACACCGAGCATGTGGAGGACGCCGCTCTCATCCGGCCGGCCTTGGAGCGGGCGGCAGCCAGCGATAAGCCCGCGGTGGTCAATGTCGTCACGGACCCCACCGCCCGGGCCCAGACCGTTCGCTTCGCCGACTACTCAACCTGA